The Methanofastidiosum sp. genomic sequence TGATGATCTGACATATCCAAAAGGAACATCAAGCCTATCTGAAAGCCATGCCCCCCAAGAGATGCCGCCAGTAGCAACTCCAATTACAGATTCAATTTCCATATCTTTTATTTTTTCTAAAAATCCCGATATGATCTTTTTTCTCTCTTTTGGATAGGATATCAGCCTTCTTGTATCGCAGTAAATGGGACTCTTTATCCCTGAAGAAAAAGTGAAGGGATTTTCTGTATCTATGTGGATGCTTTTCGTTAGGAAAAGTATATCATAGAGCTCTTTCACTCGATCACCTTAAGTTTTCCTCTAAAGTTATCTAAAGAAGTATAGCCTTTCTGTTCCATTATTTGGCAAAGTTCTTTTGATACTCGTTCAAAGACAGACGGCCCTTCTTGGTAGAATGAAGTTCCTAGTTGAAGCAAAGTAGCCCCAGCCAGAATAAACTCAAATGCATCAATGCCCGTGTAGATTCCACCTACTCCCACAATTTTGATTTTATTATTCAATAGTTCGTGGAACTTTCTGACATTTGCAAGAGCTGTTGGTTTGATATATTTCCCGCCGAGCCCGCCAAATCCACCCTTTGGCTTTATTACGACTTTTTCAGTTTCCCAGTCTATAAAGAGTGCATTCCCAATTGAATTTATACTAACGATAAAGGATATTTTTGAACGATTAAGAATAGATGCCATTTCTTCAAAATGAACGAAATCGAAGTATGGAGGCAATTTAACACCCCATGGCTTATCCGAAATATCCCCTACTATATTCATTATCTCCTCAGACATTTCAAAGTCATACCCTATCTGAGGCCTCCCAACAACATT encodes the following:
- a CDS encoding dihydroorotate oxidase, translating into MIDISANLSGIHFDSCIMNASGPLDATLEELTDIATSGAGGIVMKSCTVEVREGNPEPRYVDVEWGSINSMGLPNLGYKYYNEITPKLKSYDKPLIASIAGAESQEYKKIVETFNSSNVDILEINLSCPNVVGRPQIGYDFEMSEEIMNIVGDISDKPWGVKLPPYFDFVHFEEMASILNRSKISFIVSINSIGNALFIDWETEKVVIKPKGGFGGLGGKYIKPTALANVRKFHELLNNKIKIVGVGGIYTGIDAFEFILAGATLLQLGTSFYQEGPSVFERVSKELCQIMEQKGYTSLDNFRGKLKVIE